The genomic region ATTGGGTGCGAAAATTTCACGGGTCTTAAATTAATATGAGTAAAACATTAACGATTGCGCTGTCGAAAGGGCGCATCCTTGGTGAAACTTTACCGCTTTTAGAAAAAGCGAATATAGTTCCAGTTGAAGATATTAGTAAAAGCCGAAAATTAATATTTGATACCAATCATGAGCACATCAAGCTAGTTATCTTGCGTGCGACTGACGTTCCTACTTATGTTGATCATGGTGTGGCTGACTTTGGTGTTGCTGGTAAAGATGTATTGATGGAAGCATCAACAAAAAATCTTTACGAGCTGCTGGACCTTAAAATTGCGAAATGTCGTTTGATGACGGCTGGCGTTGTTGGCCAGCCTTTGCCGAATAGGCGTTTGAAAGTGGCTTCGAAGTTTATTAAAACGGCGAAAGCGTATTTTGCTGAGCAAGGTGTTCAGGCGGATGTGGTTAAGCTATATGGCGCGATGGAATTGGCGCCTATTATGGGCTTGGCCGATCTTATTGTGGATATCGTTGATACTGGGAATACGCTAAAGGCAAATGGTCTTGAGGCTCGTGAGTTGATTGCACCAATCAGTACGCGCTTGGTAGTAAATAAAGCCGCTTATAAAACTAAATACTCTGAAATAGAGCCTATCTTAGAAATGATAAGACGCGCGGTTGAAGATAACGAGGGTAAGTAATTGAACCTGAATATTCGAGAATTTTCTTCTAGCTCTGATGGCTTTCGCACTGAGTTAGATGCTTTGCTTGCATGGGACTCAGTGTCTGATGCGGGCGTACAAAAGGCCGTCGCTGATATTGTTGAGCAAATTCGCCTTAACGGTGATGCTGCAGTCATTGAATTTACAAACCGATTTGACCGTCGACAAGTTACTTCTTCTAAAGAGCTTGAGATCTCTCGTGAAGAGTTGGCTTTGGCGAAAGGCCGAGTTAGCGCGGAGCTGGTTGCTAGTTTAGAGGCGGCTGCAAAGCGTGTACATGATTATCATGAACGTCAAAAACAGCCTTCTTGGCAATATCAAGAAAATGACGGCACAGTGCTTGGTCAAAAAGTTACGCCTTTGGATCGTGTTGGTGTTTATGTGCCAGGTGGTAAAGCGGCTTACCCTTCATCGGTATTAATGAATGTAATGCCTGCTAAAGTGGCCGGTGTTGGCGAAATTATCATGGTTGTTCCAACTCCTGATGGTTTGGTTAACGATATCGTTTTGGCTGCCGCTTACATTGCTGGCGTTGATCGTGTGTTCACTATTGGTGGTGCTCAGGCTGTTGCTGCTTTGGCTTATGGCACAGAGTCCATTCCAAAAGTCGATAAGATTGTCGGTCCTGGTAATATTTACGTAGCGACTGCTAAGAAGATGGTGTTCGGTGTTGTCGGTATCGATATGATTGCTGGGCCTTCTGAGATTCTAGTTGTGTGTGATGGTAAGACCGATCCAGATTGGATTGCCATGGATTTATTTTCCCAAGCAGAACACGATGAGGATGCTCAGTCTATTTTGATCTCTCCTGATTTGGCGTTTATTAAAGATGTCAAAGCTTCGATGGAACGCTTGGTTGAGACGCAAAGTCGAAAAGATATTATTAAAGCTTCGTTAGAGGGGCGTGGGGCCTTTATCCATGTTGAAAATATGGATGAAGCTATGGATATCGCGAACATCGTGGCTGCTGAGCATCTTGAGTTGTCAATTGATGAGCCTGAAAAGTGGGCGGAAAAGATCCGTCATGCTGGTGCGATTTTTATGGGGCGTCATACGCCAGAGGCATTGGGTGATTATTGTGCTGGGCCAAATCATGTTTTGCCTACGTCTGGTACGGCTAGATTTTCCTCTCCTTTGGGGGTCTATGATTTCCAAAAGCGTAGTTCATTAATTTACTGTTCCCCAGAAGGAGCAAGTGAGTTAGCGAAGATTGCGGCACCTTTGGCTCGTGGAGAGTCTTTAGAGGCGCATGCAATGTCGGCAGAATATCGTATTCTGAAGGGGTCTTGATGGCGAGTCAGTCATCGCATCCAGCTGCTCTTTATAAGTTGCGAAAGGTAACGCGCATTTCTGCAATCGTTATCTTGTTTTTGGTTGTCGTTGGTTTTTTCATGCCGACAGACTATCGTGTGGAGCGTAGTGTAACGATTAACGCTTCTCGCGATCAGGTTTATCAGGATATGCTGCAAGGCGATCGTTTGCCAAATTGGATGTTTATTCAGGATGGTAAAGTTGCTACATCAGAAGGTGTTTTGAATAAGGGCGATTCCGTTGCTTTGTTTTACGACAAAACCGCCGAACAGGGCGTTTTGTCGGTGATTGAGTCGTCCGAAGATGTTGTGCGTTTTGATGTGCGTCCTAAGCCGAAGGTCAATCTTGTTCATAATCAAATTGAATTGCAGGAAGTCAATGGCGGCACTTTGGTTAAATGGACGATCGACGGTAGTCTTAGTGCGGGTTTGTTGAGTCCTTACCTTGCTATGTTTGCAAATGATATTGCAGGCAGTAATTTTGAACGCAGTTTGCAGAAACTGAAAGAACTGGTAGAGCTCCAGCGCTAACATTTTCTTTAATAGGTTATGCGCTGCATTGTGGGTTGCTTTTCTAGCATGACATTTGTCTGATAGGATTGCTGCCCACGAATACCTACCAATGAAATGCGTGTCCCAGGTTTTAACGAAGCTATTAGATGTCTTATTTGAAATGGGTCTTCGCTGGGTGTGTTGTTAATTTCAAGTATTATATCTCCTACTTCTATTCCTGCTTTTTCCGCCGGACTTTCTTTTGTTATGTCGCTTACCAGTAGTCCATGATTTGAAGGTAAGAGTAAATTTTTTGCTAGCGATTGTGTGATTTTTTGCGCATCCATTCCTAGATAGCCTCGTACGACTTCACCATGTTTTATTATATCGCTCATGACATCCAGGGCATCATCAATGGGAGTGGCGAAGCCTATTCCTTGAGAGCCACCAGTGCTTGAGTATATGGCAGAACTAATGCCAATGAGTTCACCTTTTAGATTAACTAAAGCGCCACCGGAATTGCCTGGGTTTATAGCAGCGTCGGTCTGTAGGAAATTTTCGTAAGTATTCAATCCTATGCTGTTGCGACCTTTTGCACTAATGATGCCGGCTGTCACTGTTTGTCCTATTCCAAATGGGTTGCCTATGGCTAGGATTTTGTCGCCAACGGAAACTTTGTCACTGTTGCCCATTTTTATATTGGGGAGGTTCAGTAGATCTATTTTTAAAACAGCGAGATCGGTGGATGGGTCTGAGCCGATGAGTTTTGCTTCAACACGCCTATCATCATGAAGGGCGATAACAATACTTTGTGCATTTTGAATAACGTGATGATTGGTGAGGATGAAGCCATCTTCTGTTGCTATGACGCCGGAACCGAGGTTAATGCTGTGTTTTGCTTTGCTCGAGTCGTTCAGACCTTTTTGTTGAATGACCTGAGTGTAAATATTAACAACCGACGGTGTGGCTATTTTCACAGATGTTGAGTAGCTGGAGTCGGCCACCTTTTGCTTCTCTTGTATAAGTAGTACAGCTAGACCTATACAAGTGCCTGCTAGAATGGAGATAATGATGGGCATCCAGTAGTATTTTTTATTCATAAAGTATAAGGAGTTGTTTTGCTACGCAGTGAATTTGAGTTATTGCTTAATAAGACATTGAGTCCAAGTCGATTTAAGGATTATGCGCCCAATGGTTTACAGGTGGAAGGAAAAAAAGAGATTAACCGTGTTGTAACGGGCGTAACTGCGAGTCAGGCGTTAATTGACGCTGCTATTGAATATAAAGCAGACGCTATCTTTGTTCATCATGGCTATTTTTGGAAAAATGAAGATCCCCGCATTGTTGGTATGAAGTATCGACGTATTGCTGCTTTGATTAAGAATGACATTAATTTGTATGGATACCACTTGCCGTTGGATGCGCATCCAACTCTGGGTAATAATGCGGGATTGGCTGACGCCTTGGGGCTTTTGAATCGATCGGGTTTGCAGGTCGGTGTCCCCATTGAGGAGTCAATCGGTGTCGTTGGGGAGTTAAGTAAGCCAGTATCCTCCAGCGAGTTTCAAAAAATGGTCGAGACGGCCGTGGATCGCAACGTACTGTTTGAAAGTGTTAACGATCAACCGATTCAGCGTGTGGCGTTATGCACTGGTGGTGCGCAAGGTTATATAGAGCAAGCTGTAGCCGTTGGAGCGGATGTGTTTATTACTGGTGAGGTTTCAGAGCAAACCATTCATATTGCCCGCGAGATGGGGATTCACTTTGTTGCGGCAGGTCATCATGCTACTGAGCGTTTTGGAGCGAGATCTGTAGCAGCGTATCTTGCAGATGAGTGTGGCTTGGATGCGGTATTTATTGATGTGGATAATCCTGCTTAGCGCAGGTGATTGCAGATGTGTAAAAAAAACGGGCTTTTAAAAGCCCGTTTTTTTGTTTTCTTTTTAGTTTGTATTGATGCTATTGGTATTAGATAGTGCGCTTGGGCTCAATATCCATGTTTTTATCATTAAACCCAAATGTCTCACTGAGCATGCCTGGCTCTTTGTCTTTTTTCAAAGCGTAATCTCTTGGTGGCTCGAAAGATGAAGATTCCTCTGTGTCTGGAGTGTTAGCGGCTACTCCGCTTCTTTCAATTTTAACGTTGCTTAACTGGCTTGCGTTATCAGCCAGTGCGTTTCTAAGGTCAGCTAAACGTTTTTCTGCAGATGCTAGATGTTCGTTGCTGTCGGT from Marinomonas rhizomae harbors:
- a CDS encoding S1C family serine protease, whose protein sequence is MPIIISILAGTCIGLAVLLIQEKQKVADSSYSTSVKIATPSVVNIYTQVIQQKGLNDSSKAKHSINLGSGVIATEDGFILTNHHVIQNAQSIVIALHDDRRVEAKLIGSDPSTDLAVLKIDLLNLPNIKMGNSDKVSVGDKILAIGNPFGIGQTVTAGIISAKGRNSIGLNTYENFLQTDAAINPGNSGGALVNLKGELIGISSAIYSSTGGSQGIGFATPIDDALDVMSDIIKHGEVVRGYLGMDAQKITQSLAKNLLLPSNHGLLVSDITKESPAEKAGIEVGDIILEINNTPSEDPFQIRHLIASLKPGTRISLVGIRGQQSYQTNVMLEKQPTMQRITY
- the hisG gene encoding ATP phosphoribosyltransferase encodes the protein MSKTLTIALSKGRILGETLPLLEKANIVPVEDISKSRKLIFDTNHEHIKLVILRATDVPTYVDHGVADFGVAGKDVLMEASTKNLYELLDLKIAKCRLMTAGVVGQPLPNRRLKVASKFIKTAKAYFAEQGVQADVVKLYGAMELAPIMGLADLIVDIVDTGNTLKANGLEARELIAPISTRLVVNKAAYKTKYSEIEPILEMIRRAVEDNEGK
- a CDS encoding ZapG family protein; the encoded protein is MNLEEFNIIIFITGIIIGCVATLALKSYNAKNNSKKVNTSSNIITMKSLQQELDNKQVIIDNFFTDSNEHLASAEKRLADLRNALADNASQLSNVKIERSGVAANTPDTEESSSFEPPRDYALKKDKEPGMLSETFGFNDKNMDIEPKRTI
- a CDS encoding SRPBCC family protein; protein product: MASQSSHPAALYKLRKVTRISAIVILFLVVVGFFMPTDYRVERSVTINASRDQVYQDMLQGDRLPNWMFIQDGKVATSEGVLNKGDSVALFYDKTAEQGVLSVIESSEDVVRFDVRPKPKVNLVHNQIELQEVNGGTLVKWTIDGSLSAGLLSPYLAMFANDIAGSNFERSLQKLKELVELQR
- a CDS encoding Nif3-like dinuclear metal center hexameric protein, with product MLRSEFELLLNKTLSPSRFKDYAPNGLQVEGKKEINRVVTGVTASQALIDAAIEYKADAIFVHHGYFWKNEDPRIVGMKYRRIAALIKNDINLYGYHLPLDAHPTLGNNAGLADALGLLNRSGLQVGVPIEESIGVVGELSKPVSSSEFQKMVETAVDRNVLFESVNDQPIQRVALCTGGAQGYIEQAVAVGADVFITGEVSEQTIHIAREMGIHFVAAGHHATERFGARSVAAYLADECGLDAVFIDVDNPA
- the hisD gene encoding histidinol dehydrogenase; protein product: MNLNIREFSSSSDGFRTELDALLAWDSVSDAGVQKAVADIVEQIRLNGDAAVIEFTNRFDRRQVTSSKELEISREELALAKGRVSAELVASLEAAAKRVHDYHERQKQPSWQYQENDGTVLGQKVTPLDRVGVYVPGGKAAYPSSVLMNVMPAKVAGVGEIIMVVPTPDGLVNDIVLAAAYIAGVDRVFTIGGAQAVAALAYGTESIPKVDKIVGPGNIYVATAKKMVFGVVGIDMIAGPSEILVVCDGKTDPDWIAMDLFSQAEHDEDAQSILISPDLAFIKDVKASMERLVETQSRKDIIKASLEGRGAFIHVENMDEAMDIANIVAAEHLELSIDEPEKWAEKIRHAGAIFMGRHTPEALGDYCAGPNHVLPTSGTARFSSPLGVYDFQKRSSLIYCSPEGASELAKIAAPLARGESLEAHAMSAEYRILKGS